Proteins from a single region of Carassius carassius chromosome 37, fCarCar2.1, whole genome shotgun sequence:
- the LOC132118441 gene encoding zinc finger protein 740-like isoform X2 has protein sequence MALMQAGSMPSHKKMGSHLGQGQRENSHSHNHNQDTHSQHGHMVLPSGVSCPPLLIRKDGEFHSSRLLDEKDMQASQNVQPKKKNRKSGLPTKMREKPQVEIPDVNDDNSLSSQVQKNFICEHCYSAFRSSYHLKRHILTHTGEKPFACDMCDMRFIQRYHLERHKRVHSGEKPYQCDRCQQNFSRTDRLLRHRRLCAVGIPKEENQPCCEGRSYSQDPSQHSASWSPLQTNNSRLAA, from the exons ATGGCACTCATGCAGGCCGGCTCCATGCCCAGCCATAAGAAGATGGGCTCTCATCTGGGCCAGGGACAGAGAGAAAACAGTCACAGCCACAATCACAACCAGGACACCCACAGCCAACACGGCCACATGGTGCTTCCCTCAGGAGTCAGCTGCCCACCACTG CTCATCCGCAAGGACGGAGAGTTTCACTCTTCCAGGCTCTTGGATGAAAAAGACATGCAAGCCAGCCAGAACGTGCAGCCAAAGAAGAAGAACAGGAAGTCTGGACTTCCCACCAAAATGAGAGAAAAACCCCAG GTGGAGATTCCTGACGTTAATGACGATAACTCACTCAGCTCTCAAGTGCAGAAGAACTTCATATGTGAGCACTGCTACAGTGCTTTCCGCAGTAGTTACCACCTCAAACGGCACATTCTCACCCATACAG GGGAAAAGCCATTTGCATGTGATATGTGTGACATGAGGTTTATTCAGCGCTACCATCTGGAAAGACATAAGCGTGTTCACAGCGGTGAGAAGCCTTATCAGTGTGACCGCTGCCAACAG AACTTTTCCAGAACTGACCGGCTACTACGACATCGACGTTTGTGTGCCGTGGGCATCCCTAAAGAGGAGAACCAGCCGTGCTGTGAGGGACGGTCTTATTCTCAGGACCCCTCCCAGCACTCGGCGTCCTGGAGCCCACTGCAGACAAACAACAGCAGGCTGGCGGCATGA
- the LOC132118441 gene encoding zinc finger protein 740-like isoform X1 translates to MSHLSNTSVRDHMKWAGLLGCEAVLSSMALMQAGSMPSHKKMGSHLGQGQRENSHSHNHNQDTHSQHGHMVLPSGVSCPPLLIRKDGEFHSSRLLDEKDMQASQNVQPKKKNRKSGLPTKMREKPQVEIPDVNDDNSLSSQVQKNFICEHCYSAFRSSYHLKRHILTHTGEKPFACDMCDMRFIQRYHLERHKRVHSGEKPYQCDRCQQNFSRTDRLLRHRRLCAVGIPKEENQPCCEGRSYSQDPSQHSASWSPLQTNNSRLAA, encoded by the exons ATGTCACACCTTTCCAACACCTCAGTGCGAGATCACATGAAATGG GCTGGGTTGCTTGGCTGTGAAGCGGTGCTGTCCAGCATGGCACTCATGCAGGCCGGCTCCATGCCCAGCCATAAGAAGATGGGCTCTCATCTGGGCCAGGGACAGAGAGAAAACAGTCACAGCCACAATCACAACCAGGACACCCACAGCCAACACGGCCACATGGTGCTTCCCTCAGGAGTCAGCTGCCCACCACTG CTCATCCGCAAGGACGGAGAGTTTCACTCTTCCAGGCTCTTGGATGAAAAAGACATGCAAGCCAGCCAGAACGTGCAGCCAAAGAAGAAGAACAGGAAGTCTGGACTTCCCACCAAAATGAGAGAAAAACCCCAG GTGGAGATTCCTGACGTTAATGACGATAACTCACTCAGCTCTCAAGTGCAGAAGAACTTCATATGTGAGCACTGCTACAGTGCTTTCCGCAGTAGTTACCACCTCAAACGGCACATTCTCACCCATACAG GGGAAAAGCCATTTGCATGTGATATGTGTGACATGAGGTTTATTCAGCGCTACCATCTGGAAAGACATAAGCGTGTTCACAGCGGTGAGAAGCCTTATCAGTGTGACCGCTGCCAACAG AACTTTTCCAGAACTGACCGGCTACTACGACATCGACGTTTGTGTGCCGTGGGCATCCCTAAAGAGGAGAACCAGCCGTGCTGTGAGGGACGGTCTTATTCTCAGGACCCCTCCCAGCACTCGGCGTCCTGGAGCCCACTGCAGACAAACAACAGCAGGCTGGCGGCATGA
- the LOC132118440 gene encoding cysteine sulfinic acid decarboxylase-like produces MSSSKEYMNGYVHLEESDMYESDGKLFLTEAFSVIMEEILHKGTDLKEKVCEWKDPDQLRALLDLDLREHGESHKQLLQRVRDVARYSVKTCHPRFFNQLFAGVDYHALTGRLLTESLNTSQYTYEVAPVFVLMEEEVLCKLRSLVGWSEGDGIFCPGGSMSNMYAMNAARYWAFPQVKTQGLWATPRMAIFTSQQSHYSMKKAAAFLGIGTDNIFIVKVDESGSMIPKDLEAQIVQAKSQDAVPFFVNATAGTTVQGAFDPLNRIADISERNGMWMHVDAAWGGSVLFSKKHKHLVAGIERANSVTWNPHKMLLAGLQCSVVLFRDTTNLLMHCHSAKATYLFQQDKFYDTSLDTGDKSIQCGRKVDCLKLWLMWKAIGTHGLSERVEKAFALARYLVEEMEKRDNFKLVCKGHFVNVCFWFIPPSLRGKENSADYQERLSKVAPVIKERMMKRGTMMVGYQPMDGHVNFFRMVVVSPQLTTKDMDFFLDEIEELGKDL; encoded by the exons atgagcTCATCTAAAG AATATATGAATGGCTATGTCCACCTGGAAGAATCGGACATGTATGAGTCAGATGGCAAGCTGTTTCTTACTGAGGCTTTCAGTGTGATTATGGAGGAGATACTTCACAAAGGAACTGACTTGAAGGAGAAG GTGTGTGAGTGGAAAGATCCCGATCAGCTGAGAGCTCTTCTGGACCTTGATCTCAGAGAGCATGGAGAATCTCACAAGCAGTTACTGCAGAGGGTTCGAGATGTGGCCAGATACAGTGTTAAGACCT GTCATCCTCGGTTCTTCAATCAGCTGTTTGCTGGTGTGGACTACCATGCATTGACAGGACGGCTCCTCACTGAATCCCTCAACACCAGCCA ATACACCTATGAAGTGGCTCCGGTGTTTGTCCTGATGGAGGAGGAAGTGCTCTGTAAGCTTCGCTCTCTGGTTGGCTGGTCAGAAGGAGACGGGATATTTTGTCCTGGGGGTTCAATGTCCAACATGTATGCCATGAACGCTGCACGGTACTGGGCCTTCCCTCAAGTGAAGACACAAGGCTTGTGGGCCACACCACGAATGGCTATATTTACATCACAACAG agtCATTACTCAATGAAAAAAGCAGCTGCTTTCCTTGGTATTGGAACGGACAACATTttcattgtaaaagtggatgaaAG TGGCAGCATGATACCAAAGGACCTGGAGGCACAAATCGTGCAGGCAAAATCacaa GATGCTGTCCCATTTTTTGTTAATGCCACAGCGGGTACCACAGTGCAGGGTGCCTTTGATCCTCTGAACCGCATAGCTGACATAAGTGAAAGAAACGGCATGTGGATGCACGTTGAT GCCGCTTGGGGAGGAAGCGTGCTGTTttccaaaaaacataaacatCTGGTTGCAGGAATAGAAAG AGCAAACTCTGTGACTTGGAACCCTCACAAAATGCTTCTGGCGGGATTGCAGTGCTCTGTGGTTTTGTTCAGAGATACCACG AATCTGTTAATGCACTGTCACAGTGCCAAGGCAACCTACTTATTCCAGCAAGACAAGTTCTACGATACAAGTCTAGACACGGGAGACAAATCCATCCAGTGTGGCCGCAAGGTGGATTGTTTGAAGCTGTGGTTGATGTGGAAGGCAATAGGAACACATGGTCTTTCAGAGCGAGTGGAGAAGGCCTTTGCCCTCGCAAG GTATTTAGTTGAAGAAATGGAGAAGAGGGACAATTTCAAGTTGGTCTGTAAG GGGCATTTTGTGAACGTTTGCTTCTGGTTCATTCCACCCAGTCTGAGAGGGAAGGAGAACAGTGCAGATTACCAGGAAAGGTTATCAAAG GTGGCGCCAGTCATTAAAGAGAGAATGATGAAGCGTGGCACGATGATGGTGGGATACCAGCCCATGGATGGACACGTCAACTTCTTCCGTATGGTTGTTGTTTCTCCTCAGCTGACCACCAAGGACATGGATTTCTTCCTTGATGAGATAGAGGAACTAGGAAAGGACCTGTAG